taattttcattcttATCATCATTCAATTTTCCATTCAGCCACTAGGTAGCGTTAAAACCAGCTATGTTTTACATAAATCAGCAGAAGCACTTCAGACCCGTTAAAAATTTGCTCGTTTCCAGTCCTCCCTATCCTAGTccgtggtacctacctattaacaaaatcaatttttttgcaatttcttttaggtataatgatataattcaCAATTCTAGAGTGTTGTCAATTCCACTTATTAGATGTGATGACCAAGTGTTTAATGGCATTATTAAACAGGAAACTATtgataatcaattatttaatgGAATGATAAAAGAGGAACATATTGATGAAACAGACCATCACAATGATagtcaattattacaaaaaaggtatgtattaaattttcatcatagtataatattcgtttttatgataaaatttttatatttttcaatttttttttatcatgtggTTTAAACtaaaagattatttataaaaatgaataaatgaaaAGGTTTGGCAAGTGGATCAAGACCTGTTTTGCTGTACATAAAgtgtggatcactgtaatggacatATTACAtttgatttcaatgatataaaatgattatacctATTCGAAAAATTATTCATAGTGTTCACAGTCTGTCAGCTTGTTTCTAAGTAGGCACCTATATTTAATGAtgttattgctattaaagtaatttattttcctaTTCGTAAAAATGTAggatggattatttttttttccgaaaactatttgaaaatgtaattttgtgtatacaatatgatcataactttaaaagtttcaaggagttcaaaaagaatcaaaatattttaatgtcaatttaaggtgtatagaaaatgttaagataatattaggtggaaattttaagtatattacataCAGTCAATTGTTAATGAATTGCACAAAAAATTGTTCTATACTTCTATTATCGACaactaagaaataatattaataaaaatcggcAAATTGATAgcttaaattgataaataaaaatataaagaatatatataattttttttattaataaacccGCGGCAATTTAGActattgggtggtttttaactgtggggaaGGTTTtgtaggtttaaacacgtgtgtttatTACATTGGCCAAATTTtctagtgggcacccgtaggtatatCCCTGGGTGGGTGATGGCGGTCTCTCTGTCCAGACACAGTAACTACCCGAAaaaaagtgaacattttttatttttgtgtctgtcattaccttttaggacactatgatatttgaaaaatattaaaaatccttagtcagagtttttatttataagcatttaaagttcaaatcttgacaaaatacggaaaaatcatgaaaattagcaaattattttgagttgagaattcataaaaatttttctttttaaatctaagttttgaaaatgtaatacaaaattatccataagtttgtctacttttatcaaaaaaaaatgtctacaagaaagtcaaattaagaggacgtgatacccgcatgtgttgtctccgtcttacaagtgcgtaacatagcaaattttatgcTCAGCAGAACCGTGTAGCTCTAgtgttagtataaaaattagagcgaattgacttcttataaaATCTTGAGGTAAGATTATTGTCTAGGCAACCTCataggatttttattatattttaattttaacgcgagttatgagtattttaaaattctaaattttttatacatcttaaaatactcataactcgcttcaaaattaaaatatactaaaaagcccatgaggttgcctaaataataatcttacctttagattttataagaggtcaattcactctaatttttaaattattaattatcacttatattagcattttctatactggataaaattttgaaaataattttactctttttgagttgtttacggacattgtagttttcaatttttttagttttttttttccataaatatcaataaaattttatttgttgggtaaaaaagtgtgaaaatgtaatacaagactcctgatatattgttacaatagcagttgaaaaatgtatacataggcacaattttttttataagcatttaaagttcaaattttgacaaaatgtatcaaatttaaaatttaataattattttgtagttaaaaatttataaaatgttcaacttttatagctaaggattgaaaatttaaaacaaggttctacgtaaataggttatatataaataactgtattcacaataatatcatcaaaatatacttagtaatatcataggctgtctGATCGTCatcgctcataatcgtttttcttatacaatgatataatatcattgaattcaaatttaacaccatgcaatagagtgacccacttgtaacctactgcacagctgagtgacacccacttgcccaccttttttgtaTTACTTTTGTATTATCTTAAGTAGCAACTAGTTTCACTTATCTACGATGAAGTAACCTAATGGCTTATGACAATCACAAAACTGCTCATTTTCAACAATTATCAAACTAAATTGTATTTCTCTAtgtataaaagttaataattatgaaaatgtatagttacctataaattattattgtaaaatgattaattgtGTGCTGTTAATAATAACTAGTGATTAGTCCCTATGCAACTATTTATAAGCTATCAATTATAACTATACTTAACTTAAAACTACCACGTTAAAATTtaagtgattaaaatattatattcttatagtaaattttacggtttttaattttggtcCTTAACGTTTTTTGTCGAGAGTTCAGTGGTTAAcgagttataagaaaaatagtGGGAGGGTAGATTTCACCTcttttttttggtgggggggAGGGTGGAGAGATACACTCAGGGGTTAGGCGTCAGGACTTTTAGTATGTCAATTGGGAAGATACATTCTAAGTGTATACCAAAATTCAGTTGAGGGCGAATTTTTTCCGATCATTGTCTATTGATCTAATTTGACTGGACTAATagggaattttcaatttttacctctCAAAAGTAACAACTAAATTCAATTTGAAACATAAAATCATACTGAAGTCGAAATtcaaagcattatttctacTGTTTAttgtgtacaattatttataaggtatatttgaacatattaaatagatagatatataaataaatatatgtatataatattttataagtataaaagttatagtatattagatgtacgtttgatataatattcttaatatataAACTGGTTTATGAGCTATTCAATTTTTTcccatgttattattaaaatgtacaaattggctataaatactatagtttGCTCACTGCGGTACAAAATATTCAGCCCTAATTTACTAGCGATCCTCGTGTTAAACGCCAGacactattaattaattaataattagtgcTGAATATTTTGTACCGCAATGAGcgatctatagtatttataatcaatgctatattatgtagctatatttattttcctttatttgataaaggttaacatttttaatataccttattttattttcttagaaTTAAAACTGAAGAAAAAAGAAACACAACAGATACTGAAATTAAAGTAgaaatagattatattaatatttatgaatttgaaGGAACAGTCTTACAACAAAGCTACTCTTCAGAATTAATGACTCGTATGAATTCAAACTTAACATCCAACAGTTTAAAGAAAACTTCATTGAGTGATAACTTTGATAAGGAGTTTTCTACAGCATCCAATTTAACTGCGCATACAAGAATACATACCAGAAAAAAGCCGTATATATGTGATATCtgtgataaatttttttttctgaaaacaaatttaataactcATATAAGGATGCATACCCTTGAAAAGCCATATACTTGTGATATCTGTGATAAGGAGTTTTCTACGGCATCCAATTTAAAATCGCATACGAAGACACATACTGGACTGAAGCCTTATAAATGTGATATCTGTGGTAAGGAGTTTTCTAGAGTATCCACTTTAACTGCGCATACAAGAATACATACTGGCGAAAGGCCGTACAAATGTGATATCTGTGGTAAGGGGTGTTCTACATCTTCTGATTTAACTGTACATACAAGAATACATACCGGAAAAAGACCATATAAATGTGATATCTGTGGTAAGGAGTTTTCTATAGTATCCAATTTAACTGCGCATACAAGAATACATACTGGCGAAAGGCCATACAAATGTGATATCTGTGGTAAGGGGTGTTCTACATCTTCTAATTTAACTGTACATACAAGAATACATACCGGAAAAAGACCATATAAATGTGATATATGTGGTAAGGAGTTTTCTAGAGTATCCACTTTAACTGCGCATACAAGAATACATACTGGTGAAAGGCCATACAAATGTGATATCTGTGGTAAGGGGTGTTCTACATCTTCTAATTTAACTGTACATACAAGAATACATACCGGAAAAAGACCATATAAATGTGATATCTGTGGTAAGGGGTGTTCTACATCATCAGATTTAACAAAGCATTCAAGAACACATACTGGCGAAAGGCCATACAAATGTGatatctgtgataaagggtGTTCTACATCATCAGATTTAACAATGCATTCAAGAATACATTCCGAAgaaaagccgtataaatgtgatATCTGTGGTAAGGGGTGTTCTTCATCATCAGGTTTAACAAAGCATTCAAGGACACATACCGGAGAAAAACCGTATACATGTGATATCTGTGGTAAGGGGTGTTCTACATCTTCTAATTTAACTGTGCATACAAGAATACATACCGGAAAAAGGCCATATAAATGTGATATCTGTGGTAAGGGGTGTTCTTCATCATCAGGTTTAACAAAGCATTCAAGGACACATACCGGAGAAAAACCATATACATGTGATATCTGTGGTAAGGGGTGTTCTACATCTTCTAATTTAACTGTACATACAAGAATACATACCGGAAAAAGACCATATAAATGTGATATATGTGGTAAGGAGTTTTCTAGAGTATCCACTTTAACTGCGCATACAAGAATACATACTGGTGAAAGGCCATACAAATGTGATATCTGTGGTAAGGGGTGTTCTACATCTTCTAATTTAACTGTACATACAAGAATACATACCGGAAAAAGACCATATAAATGTGATATCTGTGGTAAGGGGTGTTCTACATCATCAGATTTAACAAAGCATTCAAGAACACATACTGGCGAAAGGCCATACAAATGTGatatctgtgataaagggtGTTCTACATCATCAGATTTAACAATGCATTCAAGAATACATTCCGAAgaaaagccgtataaatgtgatATCTGTGGTAAGGGGTGTTCTTCATCATCAGGTTTAACAAAGCATTCAAGGACACATACCGGAGAAAAACCGTATACATGTGATATCTGTGGTAAGGGGTGTTCTACATCTTCTAATTTAACTGTGCATACAAGAATACATACCGGAAAAAGGCCATATAAATGTGATATCTGTGGTAAGGGGTGTTCTTCATCATCAGGTTTAACAAAGCATTCAAGGACACATACCGGAGAAAAACCGTATATATGTGATATCTGTGGTAAGGGGTGTTCTACATCTTCTAATTTAACTGTGCATACAAGAATACATACCGGAAAAAGGCCATATAAATGTGATATCTGTGGTAAGGGGTTTTATACTTCATCACATTTACCAAAGCATTTAAAAACACATGCCAGAGATAAACTTTAGAAATGTAATATCtgtaatcatattttttctCTGAAAaggtatttaatatgttataaaatgacACATACCGGaaaaagtgtttaaaaattcaatatactcaagacacaaaaaattatcttatttaatatttattaaaacttttatactttaatCATTTCATAGTATTTATggattagtttataaaaatatgttgataaatggttattaatagagtatttttaaaattatttccgaGCTGATAACAAATGTACATGGACATTATTTTCGTCCAATAAggaattatgaataaaaataatgtttatgtttaatacaactaaaataaatatcaaaaatatattttcttcgaATAAggaataaagaataaaaataggtgtttacgtttaatataaatttaatagttattaaagtagctattacgaaaaataatttaatttaattatatggcATTTCTGCTACAAATGAACAcctgtttaataaaataaatattggacacatttttatatttgtaggaAAACAGTACCTTAtttttggaggaaaatagaCCCACCCAGGTAGTTAGGTCTcattatattttccaaatatgttgtaCTTGACATTGGATATGTGGGCTGTGCAgtctatatattaataagtctATGGTTATATAAATGGTTATATATCATTGCGATTCTagtttatactattaaatattaaatatataggtatcaattatactaaaataagttattaattaattttatcgtttattttcattattacccatgttttataaattgttcataactcataagactacaaaataaatatagtataccttGTATAGGAGCTATTTAATTGTAGGATTGGCTGAAGATTTCAACACtaatctttataaaaaataaaataatatagtaaaaatacttgGTTTATTGAAAcagttatatcaataataaagataaaaatagatCTTAACTATACTACTGTTCcaattgataaaaatcatttgtttagaaaaaaatgaatgtttaaaaatatattttttatgtagctGTCGACGAGGATCTTTTATATGTAATACGTACTTTATACATGAACTTAATTTGTACCGTTATTCAAGATACAAGATACTCGATACATCCCAAACTATACAGAATACCAGGAATCCATTCTTATACTTTAAGGTTTATGTATAAGGTCAAGTGGggtaaatggaaaaaatatttttaaatttctatattttatacaattactagTTGTTATGACAATTGTTTTCCATTTCTACATTATGATCTTATTAGAACACTTTCAGTAATGACAATGtcgcaatttaaaatttaatgtacttactatttttcaaaaaaatttacatttacatttgccccatcaaaatatgataaaacatatttttcggggtaaatgaaaactaaacaaatttgtCAGTAATCCGTAGGAATAACCCCTGgagcatttgaaaatatttgtgtaGTACGCATATTTCATTTTGCCCCATATTACATAGTGGCCAGGGAGACATTCATAAACCATTGTGTAACGGGGAGATACGAGGGCCATAACTTGATGGTTTCTTagacctttagccatatgtcgcaAGATTGGCTCTCTCCGCGCCTAGTGACGCGACTACATCCTGTGCCAGGGTGTGCACTGGGCGGCCAGACGCCAGGCAGTGGCCCAAGGCATACACATTTGAGGTACCTATTTCGTGAGTTTCGTATGAAACGTCGGCGGCATCAGGTAACAACCTGATCGAGCACTCCCCTTCTAAGACGGCACTAACACAACCTCCGCAaggccatccacataagtcACGGACGTGTGGCAGCCCAGCGGACTCGGGGACAGCCAAGGGCGCGCCTGACTGCCGGACGTGCGTGCTATAGTTAATCGGAGTACTGTTTCACCAGTAGGGGTCCCTCCGATTCCCGCAGAATGAGATTTAGGATTCCATAATCCGGGTTCGCACAAAGACCTGGTTCCCACTAGTGCAGGTATCGGGGTAGAACTTTTACGTCTGCCGCGACACTGCCTTTTATTTGAGCGGTACGGTTTTCTGCGTGGATTTCCGTTCCTGCACCGAGTGGTTTCTCGGAGTTTTATAGGGGCTTATAGTATATGCCTGGTTAGGTCTACTACTCACACCGGGTCGTTCAAATTTTGGTTCAAGCTCTCGATCGTGTTTTGAATGAGAATGGACCGGCGTGTGGTCGGAGGTTCGCGGGCAGGTTCGAGGTACCTGCGCGTGGTTGCTTTTACCCGACCCTTCCGTTCCATTTTATCCATTTCAACGTTCTCATCGATGTGTCGCAAGGTTTACAGAGGGTTACATTGAATTCCCGTAATCGCTCCTATTATCCTCACGCGGATATTTATTCTCGTGCAGAATAGAAGGGTATCCCACTTTCCCTTGGCCACTGTAAATtcattcatttttgaaattttatatcaCCAATTACGTCTAACGAGGTAACCCTTCGTCAGCGCGCACACGTGTGTTGTGAGAAAATACACTTAGCGCCCGGAACACGACCTAGGTACTTGTCATGAACTCAAATTAGCACGGCCAATCCGCACCACCAGCTCACACTGCAAATTTGAGTTTTTCTCTCTCCTGGTTCGCAAGTTGGCATTCCATCAGCAGATGCTCCGTGGTTCCATTAGAGTACCCACACTGGCAAGCTGCATCGCCTCTAAGTTTAAAACGATGGAGTTGAGCGTTGAAGTTCCCGTGGCCCTACATCAACTGGGACGTGTAATGGTCCATGTTGCACCACCCACGGTTCAGCCCACGCTTGACGTCAGGAAACCACTTAGGCTAAACCTAACCTGGCTATCTGCCCTTGTCACTGGCGACCAACTTGCCCTGCCAGAAGTCAATGATGTTGTTAGCGTACTGGACCTTCCTAGCCTCGGCCATAACCATCGTCATAACACCTCTCCTAACCGCGATCCTATCATTTTCGATCCTGGTTATTCGTAATAATTCCAGGTCGAGAGGAGGTACTCCAGCTAGTACCTGCAGCGTCATTGTTGAGGTGGTATTATATGCACCCGTTGTCGCTTTTACTGGCTTCCTTTGAACACTGTTGGCTCTTCCTAGGTGGTGCCCGTCAGTCATACACTTCGGGGCACACACAGAGGCCGCATAGCTTATTTGCGATATGATTGTATGAACACTGTCTTGTACAGGTTCTTAGTAATTTCCTTTTTAAGTGGACGTATCACGGAAAAAAATCTGTTACTGGTTACTATCATAGGCATAAACCCATTTTTTGAGAGATAACAATGACTAAATAACtaacacataatatgtagagggatacctaaatatattacctattagctACTATATGAAGGCCCAAAATTAGCCCATACCCTGCCAGACTACGATCTCGCTAATGACAAGGGGTGGGGAGGGCAAATGCCCACCCTGTCACCACCAAATTACGCCACTGCCATaaggtatacctattttattaattaataaattatttaatcaagataggtaatatgtatacgttataggtaattattaggtgttaaatatgtatttaaaaaaaaggtggataagtggatgtcgctctgctgtacagtaggttacaagtgggttactgtaatggatggtattaaatttgaattcaatgatataatatcattgtatgagaaaaacgattctgagcgaaaacggtcagtcagcttatgatattaccaagtatatttgatgatattattgtgaataaagtaatttatatataacctatttacgtggagccttgttttaaattttcaatccttagctataaaagttaaacattttatacatttttaactacaaaataattaataaattataaatttgataaatgttgtcaaaattcgaactttaaatgcttataaaaaaaagttgtgactatgtatttttaatatttttcaactgctattagaacgatatattaagagccttatattaaattttcatgcttttttacccaacaaataaaattttattgatatttaagaaaaaaaaaactaaaaaaattgaaaactgacaatgtccgtaaacagctcaaaaagagtcaaaatattttcaaaatttgatggtatatggaaaatgctaatataaacattcagtgaaatttcaagtatctaaagtcattcgttttttaattacaataaaataagaaaattgttacatgagaaatcaaatgaatatcatatgttgtaaaaatataaatttcagacgctcataaaaatttaatttaagtttcttgtagacattttttttttttgacaaaggtagacaaatttatgagtaatcttatattacattttcaaatcttagatttaaaaagaaaaatttttatgaattctcaactcaaaataatttgctaattttcgcgatttttccgtattttgtcaaaatttaaactttaaatgctta
Above is a window of Metopolophium dirhodum isolate CAU chromosome 3, ASM1992520v1, whole genome shotgun sequence DNA encoding:
- the LOC132940707 gene encoding zinc finger protein ZFP2-like isoform X3; amino-acid sequence: MIKEEHIDETDHHNDSQLLQKRIKTEEKRNTTDTEIKVEIDYINIYEFEGTVLQQSYSSELMTRMNSNLTSNSLKKTSLSDNFDKEFSTASNLTAHTRIHTRKKPYICDICDKFFFLKTNLITHIRMHTLEKPYTCDICDKEFSTASNLKSHTKTHTGLKPYKCDICGKEFSRVSTLTAHTRIHTGERPYKCDICGKGCSTSSDLTVHTRIHTGKRPYKCDICGKEFSIVSNLTAHTRIHTGERPYKCDICGKGCSTSSNLTVHTRIHTGKRPYKCDICGKEFSRVSTLTAHTRIHTGERPYKCDICGKGCSTSSNLTVHTRIHTGKRPYKCDICGKGCSTSSDLTKHSRTHTGERPYKCDICDKGCSTSSDLTMHSRIHSEEKPYKCDICGKGCSSSSGLTKHSRTHTGEKPYTCDICGKGCSTSSNLTVHTRIHTGKRPYKCDICGKGCSSSSGLTKHSRTHTGEKPYTCDICGKGCSTSSNLTVHTRIHTGKRPYKCDICGKEFSRVSTLTAHTRIHTGERPYKCDICGKGCSTSSNLTVHTRIHTGKRPYKCDICGKGCSTSSDLTKHSRTHTGERPYKCDICDKGCSTSSDLTMHSRIHSEEKPYKCDICGKGCSSSSGLTKHSRTHTGEKPYTCDICGKGCSTSSNLTVHTRIHTGKRPYKCDICGKGCSSSSGLTKHSRTHTGEKPYICDICGKGCSTSSNLTVHTRIHTGKRPYKCDICGKGFYTSSHLPKHLKTHARDKL
- the LOC132940707 gene encoding zinc finger protein ZFP2-like isoform X2, whose amino-acid sequence is MEPLRTTIDDSKINSKVLSIPLIRCDDQVFNGIIKQETIDNQLFNGMIKEEHIDETDHHNDSQLLQKRIKTEEKRNTTDTEIKVEIDYINIYEFEGTVLQQSYSSELMTRMNSNLTSNSLKKTSLSDNFDKEFSTASNLTAHTRIHTRKKPYICDICDKFFFLKTNLITHIRMHTLEKPYTCDICDKEFSTASNLKSHTKTHTGLKPYKCDICGKEFSRVSTLTAHTRIHTGERPYKCDICGKGCSTSSDLTVHTRIHTGKRPYKCDICGKEFSIVSNLTAHTRIHTGERPYKCDICGKGCSTSSNLTVHTRIHTGKRPYKCDICGKEFSRVSTLTAHTRIHTGERPYKCDICGKGCSTSSNLTVHTRIHTGKRPYKCDICGKGCSTSSDLTKHSRTHTGERPYKCDICDKGCSTSSDLTMHSRIHSEEKPYKCDICGKGCSSSSGLTKHSRTHTGEKPYTCDICGKGCSTSSNLTVHTRIHTGKRPYKCDICGKGCSSSSGLTKHSRTHTGEKPYTCDICGKGCSTSSNLTVHTRIHTGKRPYKCDICGKEFSRVSTLTAHTRIHTGERPYKCDICGKGCSTSSNLTVHTRIHTGKRPYKCDICGKGCSTSSDLTKHSRTHTGERPYKCDICDKGCSTSSDLTMHSRIHSEEKPYKCDICGKGCSSSSGLTKHSRTHTGEKPYTCDICGKGCSTSSNLTVHTRIHTGKRPYKCDICGKGCSSSSGLTKHSRTHTGEKPYICDICGKGCSTSSNLTVHTRIHTGKRPYKCDICGKGFYTSSHLPKHLKTHARDKL
- the LOC132940707 gene encoding zinc finger protein ZFP2-like isoform X1; this encodes MEPLRTTIDDSKINSKYNDIIHNSRVLSIPLIRCDDQVFNGIIKQETIDNQLFNGMIKEEHIDETDHHNDSQLLQKRIKTEEKRNTTDTEIKVEIDYINIYEFEGTVLQQSYSSELMTRMNSNLTSNSLKKTSLSDNFDKEFSTASNLTAHTRIHTRKKPYICDICDKFFFLKTNLITHIRMHTLEKPYTCDICDKEFSTASNLKSHTKTHTGLKPYKCDICGKEFSRVSTLTAHTRIHTGERPYKCDICGKGCSTSSDLTVHTRIHTGKRPYKCDICGKEFSIVSNLTAHTRIHTGERPYKCDICGKGCSTSSNLTVHTRIHTGKRPYKCDICGKEFSRVSTLTAHTRIHTGERPYKCDICGKGCSTSSNLTVHTRIHTGKRPYKCDICGKGCSTSSDLTKHSRTHTGERPYKCDICDKGCSTSSDLTMHSRIHSEEKPYKCDICGKGCSSSSGLTKHSRTHTGEKPYTCDICGKGCSTSSNLTVHTRIHTGKRPYKCDICGKGCSSSSGLTKHSRTHTGEKPYTCDICGKGCSTSSNLTVHTRIHTGKRPYKCDICGKEFSRVSTLTAHTRIHTGERPYKCDICGKGCSTSSNLTVHTRIHTGKRPYKCDICGKGCSTSSDLTKHSRTHTGERPYKCDICDKGCSTSSDLTMHSRIHSEEKPYKCDICGKGCSSSSGLTKHSRTHTGEKPYTCDICGKGCSTSSNLTVHTRIHTGKRPYKCDICGKGCSSSSGLTKHSRTHTGEKPYICDICGKGCSTSSNLTVHTRIHTGKRPYKCDICGKGFYTSSHLPKHLKTHARDKL